The stretch of DNA ACTGGCCGTCTTCAACGACGGGCGCATCGAGCAGGTCGGCAAGGCCCGCGACGTCTACGAGAACCCGGCCAACCGCTTCGTCGCCGATTTCGTCGGCACCTCCAACGTTCTCGACGGCGCCGCCGCCGAGGCGCTGATGGGCCGGCGCGGAATGTTCGTCATCCGGCCCGAGCGCATCGGCGTGTTCCGGCCCGGCACTGATCCGGTGCCGGGGGTGCGCACGGTCGAGGCCATCGTGTCGGAGGTCATTTACGCCGGCCCCACGACGCGCATCGCCGCGATCGCCGCGCCCGAAGTCACCATCATCGCGACAATTCTCACGGCCAGCACATGGCTGCCGCCCGACCTGCACCACGGAACGCCGATCACACTGGCCTGGCCCGAAAAAGCCGTCCACCAACTGAAATTCGAGGAGTAGCCATGAGATCCACACCTGTGCGAGTCGGTCTTGCGCTGGCCGCCTGCGCTGCCCTTGTGCTGTCGTTCACCGCCTGCTCGAAGTCGGAGCAATCCGGCGGCAACGGTCAGTCTCCGCCGAAGCTCGAACCGCTGTCGGCGGTCGGCAACGGCGAGGGTCAGCTGAACCTCATCGCATGGGCCGGCTACGCCGAAAACGGCTCCAACGACAAGAGTGTCGACTGGGTGACGCCGTTCGAGCAACAGACCGGCTGCAAGGTCAACGCGAAAATCGGCAACACGTCCGACGAGATGGTGCAGCTGATGCGTAGCGGCCAATACGACGGAGTATCTGCTTCCGGGGATGCCACGCTGCGGCTGATATACGCCGGTGATGTGGCACCGGTGAAAACCGACCTGGTACCCAACTACGCGACGATTTCGTCGTTCCTCAAAGACAAGCCGTGGAATTCGGTGAAAGGCCAGATGTATGGCATTCCGCACGGCTGGGGCGCCAACTTGCTGATGTACAACATCGACGTGGTGCGCGATGCGCCGAACTCATGGGGCGCGGTGTTCGACGACGCGGGCAAGTACAAGGGCAAGGTGACGGCCTATGACTCCCCCATCTACATCGCCGACGCCGCCCTGTACCTGTCCAAGACGAAGCCGGATCTCGGCATCAAGGACCCCTACTCCCTGACGACCGAACAGCTTGACGCCGCAGTCGATTTGCTCAAGAAGCAGCGGGAGAACGTCGGCGAATATTGGTCGGACTACACCAAAGAGGTGCAGGCGTTCGAGTCGGGAACCTCGGTGATCGGCACCACCTGGCAGGTGATCGCCAACACCATCGGCACCGACAACAAGGTTCAGGTCAACACCGTGTTGCCGAAGGAGGGTGCCACGGGATGGTCGGACACCTGGATGGTCTCATCGAAGGCCGCGCATCCGAATTGCATGTACAAGTGGATGAATTGGATCTCGTCGCCGGAGGTCAACGCTCAGGTGGCCGAGTACTTCGGTGAGGCGCCTGCGCAGACGAAGGCGTGTGATCACACCTCCCAAAAGGACTTCTGCGACATCTACCACGCAACGGATGAGAAGTTCGCGTCCGAGATCCGCTACTGGACGACTCCGCAGAAGCAATGCGTTGACGGCAGCGGCGACAACTGCACGGCCTACAACGAGTGGGTCGACAAGT from Mycobacterium sp. JS623 encodes:
- a CDS encoding ABC transporter substrate-binding protein, giving the protein MRSTPVRVGLALAACAALVLSFTACSKSEQSGGNGQSPPKLEPLSAVGNGEGQLNLIAWAGYAENGSNDKSVDWVTPFEQQTGCKVNAKIGNTSDEMVQLMRSGQYDGVSASGDATLRLIYAGDVAPVKTDLVPNYATISSFLKDKPWNSVKGQMYGIPHGWGANLLMYNIDVVRDAPNSWGAVFDDAGKYKGKVTAYDSPIYIADAALYLSKTKPDLGIKDPYSLTTEQLDAAVDLLKKQRENVGEYWSDYTKEVQAFESGTSVIGTTWQVIANTIGTDNKVQVNTVLPKEGATGWSDTWMVSSKAAHPNCMYKWMNWISSPEVNAQVAEYFGEAPAQTKACDHTSQKDFCDIYHATDEKFASEIRYWTTPQKQCVDGSGDNCTAYNEWVDKWQQIKG